A single Sphingomonas kaistensis DNA region contains:
- a CDS encoding DMT family transporter, producing the protein MSAPLGRGTVLLFFCIITLIWGSTWIVIRDQLGVVPAQWSVTYRFVIAAAAMALYTRWQGSPLTLPPGAWKIAALFGLCQFCVNFNAVYLAEHHITSGLVACVFALLLIPNSLLAWAWTGHKPSRSFILSAIPAIGGIALLFWNEVQSARAPLGEATLGIGLTLLGVMGASVSNVLQTTDRAREIALPTMLTWGMIFGAVFDAVFALAVSGPPVFDPRPGYWLGLAYLALFASALAFSLYMPIIRTIGAGRAAYSSVIVPIIAMALSTVFEGYRWTPLAVVGAVLAMAGMVWALTSRREVVPTPVAD; encoded by the coding sequence ATGAGCGCGCCGCTCGGCCGCGGCACGGTCCTTCTCTTTTTCTGCATCATCACCCTCATCTGGGGGTCGACCTGGATCGTCATCCGCGATCAGCTGGGCGTCGTCCCGGCGCAGTGGTCGGTTACCTATCGCTTCGTCATCGCGGCCGCCGCCATGGCGCTTTACACCCGCTGGCAGGGCAGTCCGCTGACCCTTCCGCCCGGCGCGTGGAAGATCGCGGCGCTGTTCGGTCTTTGCCAGTTCTGCGTCAATTTCAACGCGGTGTATCTAGCCGAGCATCACATCACGAGCGGGCTGGTCGCCTGCGTGTTCGCGCTGCTGCTGATCCCGAATTCGCTGCTCGCCTGGGCGTGGACCGGGCATAAGCCGAGCCGCAGCTTCATCCTGTCGGCGATCCCCGCGATCGGGGGTATCGCGCTGCTGTTCTGGAACGAGGTGCAAAGCGCGCGGGCGCCGCTGGGTGAAGCGACGCTGGGAATTGGGCTGACCCTGCTCGGCGTGATGGGCGCGAGCGTTTCGAACGTGCTGCAGACCACCGACCGCGCGCGGGAAATCGCGCTGCCGACCATGCTGACCTGGGGCATGATCTTCGGCGCTGTCTTCGATGCGGTCTTCGCGCTTGCCGTCAGCGGGCCGCCGGTGTTCGATCCCCGGCCGGGCTATTGGCTGGGCCTCGCCTATCTCGCGCTGTTCGCCTCGGCGCTGGCGTTCAGCCTGTACATGCCGATCATCCGCACCATCGGCGCGGGCCGCGCGGCTTATTCGAGCGTCATCGTGCCGATCATCGCCATGGCGCTGTCGACCGTGTTCGAAGGCTATCGCTGGACTCCGCTGGCGGTCGTCGGCGCGGTGCTGGCGATGGCGGGCATGGTGTGGGCGCTGACCAGCCGCCGCGAGGTCGTTCCGACCCCGGTCGCCGACTAG
- a CDS encoding MlaE family lipid ABC transporter permease subunit, with product MASAAVSKTDSNIFAPTGALTINRAGSTQRELDALADPVEIDLSQVERIDTVGAWLIHRTVRDRQAQVSGASPDVAKLLDQVADADHPTEVKRPKKLGMVAEIGDWAIQFGRTFAGLLGFFGATLIGLAAVLTHPKRFRYNALVQQFDVVGVRALGIIGLMSFLIGIVIGQQGAVQLQQFGAEVYTINLIGRITVRELGPLMTAIMVAGRSGSAFAAQIGTMKITEEVDAMRTIGVSPVEALVVPRILATIFVMPLLAFWAMLTAIIGGGLFCWIGLEIPPLTYVQRISEVVPATDLWVGLIKAPVFGFIIALAGCFQGMLVANDSEQVGLKTTAAVVQSIFLVIVLDAIFAVFFSSIGWI from the coding sequence ATGGCTTCGGCGGCGGTTTCCAAGACGGACAGCAATATCTTCGCACCCACTGGTGCGTTGACCATTAATCGCGCCGGCTCGACCCAGCGTGAACTCGACGCGCTGGCCGATCCGGTCGAGATCGACCTTTCGCAGGTCGAGCGGATCGACACCGTCGGCGCGTGGCTGATCCATCGCACCGTGCGCGATCGACAGGCGCAGGTCAGCGGCGCCAGCCCGGACGTCGCCAAGCTGCTCGACCAGGTGGCCGACGCCGATCATCCGACCGAAGTGAAGCGCCCCAAGAAGCTCGGCATGGTCGCGGAAATCGGCGATTGGGCGATCCAGTTCGGCCGCACCTTCGCCGGCCTGCTCGGATTTTTCGGGGCGACGCTGATCGGGCTCGCCGCCGTACTCACCCATCCCAAACGCTTCCGCTACAATGCGCTGGTCCAGCAGTTCGACGTGGTCGGCGTGCGCGCGCTCGGCATCATCGGGCTAATGAGCTTTCTCATCGGCATCGTGATCGGCCAGCAGGGCGCGGTCCAGCTTCAGCAGTTCGGCGCTGAGGTCTACACCATCAACCTGATCGGCCGGATCACCGTGCGCGAGCTGGGGCCGCTGATGACCGCGATCATGGTCGCGGGTCGCTCGGGCTCGGCCTTCGCGGCGCAGATCGGGACCATGAAGATCACCGAGGAAGTGGACGCCATGCGGACCATCGGCGTATCGCCGGTGGAAGCGCTGGTGGTGCCGCGGATCCTGGCCACCATCTTCGTCATGCCACTGCTCGCCTTCTGGGCGATGCTGACCGCGATCATCGGCGGCGGCCTGTTCTGCTGGATCGGCCTTGAAATCCCGCCGCTGACCTATGTCCAGCGCATTTCCGAAGTGGTACCGGCGACCGACCTCTGGGTCGGCCTGATCAAGGCACCGGTGTTCGGCTTCATCATCGCGCTGGCCGGCTGCTTTCAGGGCATGCTGGTCGCCAACGATAGCGAACAGGTCGGCCTCAAGACCACCGCCGCGGTGGTGCAGTCGATCTTCCTTGTGATCGTGCTCGACGCCATTTTCGCGGTCTTCTTCAGCTCGATCGGGTGGATTTGA
- a CDS encoding CDP-alcohol phosphatidyltransferase family protein: MADAPASSPTIQFVAVGDPPVRLFGRTAKTRAEQVAAKAGLVPVAAEDSAKPRIVADMGYAWDPAWLDELKNRPGSALMLDGQAVMMHLEAGTTRGGFDASGLTPIDARTATLNYSLLRKRERPFVMPLDPADPLPVERALYDASYKGVTDLLTLYLWRRPAFWLTRWAAQIGMTPNQVSLIGVVFCVAAFWAFWNGQYWLGTATGFVFMVLDTVDGKLARCTGTSSKWGDVLDHGVDLIHPPFWWWAWLHGLGAAGHQLEEVYKGGILAVIVGTYIIGRIIEGLFVWRFGMHIHVWQAVDSRFRLVTARRNPNMVILVGALLFARPDLGIELVALWSVLSLIFHSVRLAQAEGRAARGRKIISWLDRP; the protein is encoded by the coding sequence ATGGCCGACGCCCCCGCCTCCTCCCCGACCATTCAGTTCGTTGCCGTCGGCGATCCGCCGGTGCGCCTGTTCGGACGCACCGCCAAGACCCGTGCCGAGCAGGTCGCGGCCAAGGCCGGGCTGGTGCCGGTGGCGGCGGAAGACAGCGCCAAGCCTCGGATCGTCGCCGACATGGGCTATGCCTGGGATCCGGCTTGGCTGGACGAGCTCAAGAACCGTCCGGGCTCGGCCCTGATGCTCGACGGGCAAGCGGTGATGATGCATCTGGAAGCGGGAACGACGCGCGGGGGGTTCGATGCGTCAGGCCTGACCCCGATCGACGCGCGCACCGCGACCCTCAACTATTCGCTGCTGCGAAAGCGCGAGCGGCCGTTCGTGATGCCGCTCGACCCCGCCGACCCGCTTCCGGTCGAGCGCGCGCTTTACGATGCGTCCTACAAGGGCGTGACCGATCTTCTGACCTTGTACCTGTGGCGGCGGCCGGCGTTCTGGCTGACCCGCTGGGCGGCGCAGATCGGGATGACGCCCAATCAGGTCTCGCTGATCGGCGTGGTGTTCTGCGTGGCGGCGTTCTGGGCGTTCTGGAACGGCCAATATTGGCTCGGCACCGCGACCGGCTTCGTGTTCATGGTGCTCGACACGGTGGACGGAAAGCTCGCCCGCTGCACCGGCACCTCGTCGAAATGGGGCGATGTCCTCGATCACGGGGTCGATCTCATCCACCCGCCTTTCTGGTGGTGGGCGTGGCTCCACGGACTGGGCGCGGCCGGGCATCAGCTGGAAGAAGTCTACAAGGGCGGCATCTTGGCGGTGATCGTCGGCACCTATATCATCGGGCGGATCATCGAAGGCCTGTTCGTGTGGCGCTTCGGGATGCACATCCACGTGTGGCAAGCGGTGGATAGCCGTTTCCGCCTCGTCACCGCCAGGCGTAACCCCAACATGGTGATCCTGGTCGGCGCGCTGTTGTTCGCCCGGCCCGACCTCGGCATCGAGCTGGTCGCCCTGTGGTCGGTGCTCAGCCTCATCTTCCATTCGGTCCGCCTGGCACAGGCCGAGGGCCGCGCGGCGCGGGGGCGCAAAATCATCAGCTGGCTCGACCGCCCGTGA
- a CDS encoding ABC transporter ATP-binding protein, which yields MQGSPILPDDENPIIRVRGLENRFGEQVIHQDLDLDVRRGEIIGVVGGSGTGKSVLMRSIIGLQRPTAGEIEVLGENMVDRSEDEAKNIRRRWGILFQNGALFSTLTVAENVQVPIREYFPFIKQPLLDEIASYKIVMSGLPDNAGAKFPSELSGGMRKRAGLARALALDPELLFLDEPTAGLDPIGAQAFDQLIKGLQERLDLTVFLITHDLDSLYAICDRVAVLADGKVVAVDTIENLLTLDHPWIHEYFNGPRGRAAAA from the coding sequence ATGCAGGGTTCGCCCATCCTTCCCGACGACGAGAATCCGATCATCCGCGTGCGCGGCCTCGAGAACCGCTTCGGCGAGCAGGTCATCCATCAGGACCTCGACCTCGACGTCCGACGCGGCGAGATCATCGGCGTGGTCGGCGGATCGGGCACCGGCAAATCGGTGCTGATGCGCTCGATCATCGGCCTTCAGCGCCCTACCGCTGGCGAAATCGAAGTGCTCGGCGAAAACATGGTCGACCGCTCGGAAGACGAAGCCAAGAACATTCGCCGCCGCTGGGGAATCCTGTTTCAGAACGGCGCCTTGTTCTCGACGCTGACCGTGGCCGAGAATGTACAGGTCCCGATCCGCGAATATTTCCCGTTCATCAAGCAGCCGCTGCTGGACGAGATCGCAAGCTACAAGATCGTCATGTCGGGTCTTCCCGACAATGCCGGTGCCAAGTTCCCAAGCGAGCTGTCGGGCGGCATGCGAAAGCGCGCCGGGCTGGCCCGCGCGCTCGCGCTCGATCCCGAGCTTCTGTTCCTCGACGAGCCCACCGCCGGCCTCGACCCGATCGGCGCGCAGGCGTTCGACCAGCTGATCAAGGGCCTTCAGGAACGGCTCGACCTGACCGTCTTTCTCATCACCCACGACCTCGACAGCCTGTATGCCATCTGCGATCGCGTCGCGGTGCTGGCGGACGGCAAGGTCGTCGCGGTGGACACCATCGAGAACCTTCTCACCCTCGATCACCCCTGGATCCACGAATATTTCAACGGACCGCGCGGCCGCGCGGCAGCGGCATAA
- a CDS encoding MlaD family protein: METRSNQVLVGTVVLALLVGLLLFAVWIAGLNTDKRKCFDIYFSQGVGGLNRGSNVSFSGVPVGQITKVSLLPNRPEFVWVRIEVEESTPVLQGTTAQIKGVGFTGVSEIQLDGAVKGAQPLTQVGPQGCPVVPSSAGGLGALLNSAPELLERIQRLTERLTELLSDRNQNAISDILENIDKTSRVLADRAPEMADTLAEARVAARNAGRAADEVAKLANSSNAVVQRDVQPAAADLRRTLQSLQQTSANIDTLVADARPGVQNFSKSTLPEVNRLVRDLRDLTASLEGVSNRLEQGGVTGVLGAPKLPDHKPGKSR; this comes from the coding sequence ATGGAAACCCGATCGAACCAGGTGCTGGTAGGCACCGTCGTCCTGGCCCTGCTGGTCGGCCTGCTTCTCTTCGCGGTGTGGATCGCGGGGCTGAACACCGACAAGCGCAAGTGCTTCGACATCTATTTCAGCCAGGGCGTCGGCGGCCTCAACCGCGGGTCCAACGTCAGCTTCTCGGGCGTTCCCGTCGGCCAGATCACCAAGGTGTCGCTGCTGCCCAACCGGCCCGAATTCGTCTGGGTCCGGATCGAGGTCGAGGAATCGACCCCCGTGCTCCAAGGCACCACCGCGCAGATCAAGGGCGTCGGTTTCACTGGCGTGAGCGAGATCCAGCTCGACGGCGCGGTCAAGGGCGCGCAACCGCTGACCCAGGTCGGCCCGCAGGGCTGCCCGGTGGTGCCAAGCTCGGCCGGCGGCCTTGGCGCGCTGCTGAACAGCGCGCCGGAACTGCTGGAGCGCATCCAGCGCCTCACCGAGCGGCTGACCGAATTGCTCAGCGACCGCAACCAGAACGCCATCTCCGACATCCTCGAGAATATCGACAAGACCAGCCGGGTGCTGGCCGATCGGGCGCCCGAAATGGCCGACACTTTGGCCGAAGCGCGGGTCGCCGCGCGCAACGCGGGCCGCGCCGCCGACGAGGTCGCCAAGCTCGCCAACAGCAGCAACGCGGTAGTCCAGCGCGACGTCCAGCCGGCCGCGGCGGATCTGCGCCGCACGCTTCAGTCGCTGCAGCAGACCTCGGCCAATATCGACACATTGGTCGCCGATGCGCGGCCGGGCGTGCAGAATTTCTCCAAGTCGACCCTGCCCGAAGTGAACCGCCTGGTCCGCGACCTGCGCGATCTTACCGCCAGCCTGGAAGGCGTGTCGAACAGGCTCGAACAAGGCGGCGTCACCGGCGTGCTCGGCGCGCCCAAGCTCCCCGATCACAAGCCCGGAAAGTCCCGCTGA
- a CDS encoding M48 family metallopeptidase, translating to MSITMLAASAAAAFDVDAATRAYLAMVEGPVRARSDAYFEGGYWLLLWNALFGIAVNWALLHFGWSARWSAWAARRVRRPALRTMLYWLPYVAVTTLILLPWTIYTDFWREHQYAMSNQSFAAWSSEEATGFALSLIVGALAFAAIYAVIRRAPRSWWLWGTGLTLAFVAFGPLLAPVFVAPLFNTYTPMAESPLRTEILAMAKANNVPADNVYVFDASKQTDRISANVSGLGPTIRISLNDNLLNRTSPEESKAVMGHELGHYVRGHVWKLIGGFALVFLAVFLFAWFAAPRLLARYGARWGVRDVADPASLPLLSILFTIAMLAATPLTNSIIRVNEIEADAFGLDAAREPDGFAQVAMRLSEYRKLEPGTLEEIVFFDHPSGYNRARMSMEWKARHLAELPPEQRALQRPAPLPVKD from the coding sequence GTGAGCATTACCATGCTGGCCGCGAGCGCCGCGGCGGCGTTCGACGTCGACGCCGCAACGCGCGCCTATCTCGCGATGGTCGAAGGGCCGGTCCGCGCCCGTTCCGACGCTTATTTTGAAGGCGGCTACTGGCTTTTGTTGTGGAACGCCCTTTTCGGCATCGCGGTCAACTGGGCGCTGCTGCACTTCGGCTGGTCGGCGCGGTGGAGCGCCTGGGCCGCCCGCCGCGTCCGTCGCCCGGCGCTGCGCACCATGCTCTACTGGCTACCCTACGTCGCGGTCACCACGCTGATCCTGCTGCCGTGGACGATCTACACCGATTTCTGGCGTGAGCATCAATATGCCATGTCGAACCAGAGCTTCGCCGCTTGGTCCTCCGAAGAAGCGACCGGGTTCGCCCTAAGCCTCATCGTCGGCGCCCTGGCGTTCGCCGCCATCTATGCCGTCATCCGCCGCGCCCCGCGCAGCTGGTGGCTATGGGGCACCGGGCTGACCCTGGCCTTCGTCGCGTTCGGCCCGCTGCTCGCCCCGGTGTTCGTCGCACCCCTGTTCAACACCTACACCCCAATGGCCGAAAGCCCGCTTCGGACCGAGATCCTGGCGATGGCCAAGGCCAACAACGTGCCCGCCGACAACGTCTATGTCTTCGACGCGTCCAAACAGACCGATCGCATCTCGGCCAATGTCAGCGGCCTGGGACCGACCATCCGCATCAGCCTCAACGACAACCTGCTTAACCGCACCAGCCCGGAGGAAAGCAAAGCGGTAATGGGCCACGAACTCGGCCACTACGTGCGGGGTCACGTATGGAAGCTGATCGGCGGCTTCGCGCTGGTCTTCCTCGCCGTGTTCCTGTTCGCCTGGTTCGCCGCGCCGCGCCTGCTCGCCCGCTACGGCGCCCGCTGGGGGGTGCGGGACGTCGCCGACCCCGCCTCGCTCCCTTTGCTCTCGATCCTGTTCACCATCGCCATGCTGGCCGCGACCCCGCTCACCAATTCGATCATTCGCGTCAACGAAATCGAAGCCGACGCCTTCGGTCTCGACGCCGCGCGTGAGCCCGACGGCTTCGCCCAGGTCGCGATGCGCTTGTCCGAATATCGCAAGCTCGAGCCGGGCACCCTCGAGGAGATCGTCTTCTTCGACCATCCCTCGGGCTACAACCGCGCCCGCATGTCGATGGAGTGGAAGGCTCGCCACCTTGCCGAGCTGCCGCCCGAGCAACGCGCGCTGCAGCGGCCCGCGCCGCTGCCGGTCAAGGACTAG
- the pepN gene encoding aminopeptidase N, whose amino-acid sequence MLDIRASLDAPAAPPVIRREDYQAPDWLVPEVELAFALDPARTVVTARLTVTRNGSHDRPLKLDGEELELLALRVDGETREPRFEDGRLVVDLAGETAVVETEVAIAPEKNSQLMGLYASGGILCTQCEAEGFRRITFFPDRPDVLSRYRVRLEADRQRFPVLLANGNPVETGETADGRHSALWQDPFPKPCYLFAVVAGDLQCNADTFTTMSGREVELGIWVREADLPKTELAMQALKDSFAWDERTYGREYDLDRFNIVAVSDFNFGAMENKGLNIFNTRYVLADPETASDGDIDAVAAVVAHEYFHNWSGNRVTCRDWFQLSLKEGLTVFRDQGFSEDMGSEAVQRIDQVRTLRAAQFPEDAGPLAHPIRPDSYLEIANFYTATVYNKGAEVIRMMRTILGAEAYRKGTDLYFERHDGQAVTCEDFVRAMEEASGVDLTQFRLWYSQAGTPTVTARLEQDGGRTALYLKQHVPATPGQPDKQPMVIPLRVALIGAESGREVAPERLVLLRGAEQVEWFEGVDEPAFLSINRGFSAPVIVEAQRRPGEIEALAAGDTDSFARFEAGQELMTRDLLAAIRNGGAVEVEAIVAAVGATLRSQSLDPAFKADAIALPSESLLIEKLDAADPARVHEVREEVRRAIGTRLGEELRRAYTAASAADPASLSGADKGLRRLRAATLALIAAGDPALGASLGQQQYDAARTMTERQSALMVLAMLGPDAAGQALDDFYVRFEADPLVIDKWFAVQASVGSEGTLEVVEALQQHPAFTLANPNRLRALAGSFAGTPSAFHRADGKGYDWLAEVIVAADKLNPQTAARFVAPLGRWRKIEPGRAAKMRAALQRILAEPGLSKDVFELASKSLG is encoded by the coding sequence ATGCTCGATATCCGTGCGTCGCTGGACGCTCCCGCCGCCCCGCCCGTCATCCGCCGCGAGGACTATCAGGCGCCCGACTGGCTGGTGCCGGAAGTCGAGCTGGCCTTCGCGCTGGATCCGGCGCGGACGGTGGTGACAGCGCGGCTGACGGTGACGCGCAACGGCAGCCACGACCGGCCGCTGAAGCTCGACGGTGAGGAGTTGGAGCTGCTGGCGCTGCGGGTCGATGGCGAAACCCGCGAGCCGCGGTTCGAGGACGGGCGGCTGGTGGTCGATCTCGCCGGAGAGACGGCGGTGGTCGAGACCGAGGTCGCCATCGCGCCCGAGAAGAACAGCCAGCTGATGGGGCTCTACGCCTCGGGCGGCATCCTCTGCACGCAGTGCGAGGCCGAGGGCTTCCGCCGCATTACCTTCTTCCCTGACCGGCCCGACGTGCTGAGCCGCTATCGCGTGCGGCTGGAAGCGGACCGGCAACGCTTCCCCGTGCTGCTGGCGAACGGTAATCCGGTCGAGACCGGCGAAACCGCCGACGGGCGCCATTCCGCGTTGTGGCAAGACCCCTTCCCCAAGCCCTGCTACCTGTTCGCGGTGGTCGCCGGCGACCTCCAGTGCAACGCCGATACCTTCACCACGATGAGTGGCCGCGAGGTCGAGCTGGGCATCTGGGTGCGCGAAGCCGACCTGCCGAAGACCGAACTGGCGATGCAGGCGCTGAAGGACAGCTTCGCCTGGGACGAGCGGACCTATGGCCGCGAATATGATCTCGACCGGTTCAACATCGTCGCCGTCAGCGATTTCAATTTCGGCGCGATGGAGAACAAGGGCCTCAACATCTTCAACACGCGCTACGTGCTGGCCGATCCCGAAACCGCGAGCGACGGCGATATCGACGCGGTGGCCGCGGTCGTCGCACACGAATATTTCCACAATTGGTCGGGCAACCGGGTCACCTGCCGCGACTGGTTCCAGCTGTCGCTGAAGGAAGGCCTCACCGTCTTTCGCGACCAGGGGTTCAGCGAGGATATGGGGTCCGAAGCGGTGCAGCGGATCGATCAGGTGCGGACGCTTCGCGCGGCGCAGTTCCCGGAGGACGCGGGCCCCCTCGCCCACCCGATCCGGCCGGACTCCTATCTCGAGATCGCCAATTTCTACACCGCGACGGTCTACAACAAGGGCGCCGAGGTGATCCGCATGATGCGGACGATTCTAGGGGCCGAGGCCTATCGGAAAGGCACCGACCTTTATTTCGAGCGGCACGATGGGCAGGCGGTGACCTGCGAGGATTTCGTGCGGGCGATGGAAGAGGCGAGCGGGGTCGATCTGACGCAGTTCCGCTTGTGGTATTCGCAGGCCGGCACGCCGACCGTGACGGCGCGGCTGGAGCAGGACGGCGGGCGGACGGCGCTGTATCTCAAGCAGCACGTGCCCGCGACGCCGGGGCAGCCGGACAAGCAGCCGATGGTGATCCCGCTCAGGGTGGCGCTGATCGGCGCGGAGAGTGGGCGCGAGGTCGCCCCGGAGCGGCTGGTGCTGCTGAGAGGGGCCGAGCAGGTCGAATGGTTCGAAGGCGTGGACGAGCCCGCGTTCCTGTCGATCAACCGCGGCTTTTCGGCCCCGGTGATCGTCGAGGCGCAGCGCCGGCCCGGCGAGATCGAGGCGCTGGCGGCGGGCGATACGGACAGCTTCGCGCGGTTCGAGGCCGGGCAGGAACTGATGACCCGCGACCTGCTGGCAGCGATCCGAAACGGCGGCGCGGTCGAGGTCGAAGCGATCGTCGCGGCGGTGGGCGCGACGCTGCGCAGCCAGTCGCTCGACCCCGCGTTCAAGGCCGACGCCATCGCGCTGCCGAGCGAAAGCCTGCTGATCGAGAAGCTCGATGCGGCCGATCCGGCGCGGGTGCATGAAGTGCGCGAAGAGGTGCGCCGGGCGATCGGGACGCGGCTCGGCGAGGAGCTGCGCCGCGCTTATACCGCAGCGAGCGCAGCCGATCCGGCCAGCCTGTCGGGCGCGGACAAGGGCCTGCGCCGCCTCCGCGCGGCGACGCTGGCGCTGATCGCGGCGGGCGACCCCGCGCTCGGCGCGAGCCTCGGGCAGCAGCAATATGATGCGGCGCGGACGATGACCGAGCGGCAGTCGGCGCTGATGGTGCTGGCGATGCTCGGGCCGGATGCCGCGGGCCAGGCGCTGGACGATTTCTATGTGCGGTTCGAGGCCGATCCTTTGGTCATCGACAAATGGTTCGCGGTGCAGGCGTCGGTGGGGAGCGAAGGCACGCTGGAGGTGGTCGAGGCGCTTCAGCAGCATCCCGCCTTCACGCTGGCCAACCCCAACCGACTGCGCGCGCTGGCCGGCAGTTTCGCGGGCACGCCCAGCGCGTTCCACCGCGCCGATGGCAAGGGCTACGACTGGCTGGCCGAGGTGATCGTCGCGGCGGACAAACTGAACCCGCAAACCGCCGCGCGGTTCGTCGCTCCGCTGGGACGTTGGCGCAAGATCGAACCCGGCCGCGCCGCGAAGATGCGGGCCGCTCTACAACGCATCCTCGCCGAGCCGGGGCTTAGCAAGGACGTGTTCGAACTGGCGAGCAAGAGTTTGGGTTAA
- a CDS encoding threonine aldolase family protein produces MRFFSDNAAAVHPAVFQAMAEADRLDTAYDGDAWSQRLDGAFSHLFEREVSVLWVTTGTAANCLALAGLVPPYGGVLCHREAHIQVDEAGAPEFFTGGAKLLLVDGPGAKLTVDALEDARGRIRADVHQVQANALSITNATEYGLTYSAAETAALGAWAKAHGLGFHLDGARFGNAVASTGASVADLTWRAGVDALSFGFVKNGGLSAEALVLFDPALADGIRRRRKRSGHLLSKGRYLAAQLLAMVENDIWLDNARAANAAARRLAEAAGERLVYPVEANEVFLRVSAAEAEALRSQGFDFYDWGVGEARLVTSWDQDMDAVETLARAIERL; encoded by the coding sequence ATGCGCTTTTTCTCCGACAATGCCGCGGCGGTGCATCCGGCCGTGTTCCAGGCGATGGCCGAGGCCGACCGGCTCGACACCGCGTATGACGGCGATGCGTGGAGCCAGCGGCTCGACGGCGCTTTCTCGCACCTGTTCGAGCGCGAGGTCAGCGTCCTGTGGGTGACCACCGGCACTGCCGCCAATTGTCTGGCGCTGGCCGGACTGGTGCCGCCGTACGGAGGTGTCCTCTGCCACCGCGAGGCGCATATCCAGGTCGACGAGGCGGGTGCGCCCGAATTCTTTACCGGCGGGGCGAAGCTGCTGCTGGTCGACGGGCCGGGCGCCAAGCTGACGGTGGACGCGCTGGAAGATGCCCGCGGCCGCATCCGCGCGGACGTGCATCAGGTGCAGGCGAATGCGCTGTCGATCACCAATGCGACCGAATATGGTCTGACCTATTCGGCGGCGGAGACGGCGGCACTGGGCGCGTGGGCGAAGGCGCATGGCCTCGGCTTTCATCTCGACGGAGCGCGGTTCGGCAATGCGGTGGCCTCGACCGGCGCTAGCGTTGCGGATCTCACCTGGCGGGCGGGCGTCGATGCGCTGAGCTTCGGGTTCGTCAAGAATGGCGGGCTGTCGGCCGAGGCTTTGGTGTTGTTCGACCCGGCGCTGGCAGACGGGATCAGGCGGCGGCGCAAACGGTCGGGGCATCTGCTCAGCAAGGGCCGCTATCTGGCGGCGCAGTTGCTGGCAATGGTGGAGAACGACATCTGGCTCGACAATGCGCGCGCAGCCAATGCGGCGGCGCGGCGGCTGGCCGAGGCGGCGGGCGAGCGCTTGGTCTATCCGGTCGAGGCCAACGAGGTGTTCCTTCGCGTCAGCGCGGCCGAGGCCGAGGCGCTGCGGAGCCAGGGCTTCGATTTCTACGACTGGGGCGTCGGCGAAGCGCGGCTGGTGACGAGCTGGGACCAGGACATGGACGCGGTCGAGACTCTGGCCCGGGCGATCGAGCGGCTGTGA
- a CDS encoding GIY-YIG nuclease family protein, with protein sequence MTGGWVYILTNKPHGTLYTGVTANLAERLAQHRAGIGSQFVKRYNCTLLVFAEQHDTIAEAIHRETCIKEWPRLWKLRLIHERNSEWRDLAADLHLA encoded by the coding sequence ATGACCGGCGGCTGGGTCTACATTCTCACAAACAAACCGCACGGAACGTTATACACCGGCGTCACCGCCAATCTCGCCGAACGCCTCGCGCAGCACCGCGCTGGCATCGGCTCGCAATTCGTCAAACGCTACAATTGCACCTTGCTGGTGTTTGCCGAACAGCACGACACCATCGCCGAAGCCATCCATCGCGAGACATGCATCAAGGAATGGCCGCGGCTCTGGAAGCTGCGGCTGATCCACGAACGCAATTCGGAATGGCGCGATCTTGCAGCCGATCTCCATCTCGCCTGA
- a CDS encoding ABC transporter, whose amino-acid sequence MRFLPLAAALALPLSLSACFGGKTPATLLTLTPATPSATFERTAAAGEAITIELPIAGRDVRQVRVPVLERSGQVTYVEDLQYLDTPDRLFQQLLSETVKRVTGRVVIDPRQTGIDPGTRVSGVLQRFGYDVASGQVVVTYDATAARGATVQTRRFTASAPADGTNVTVGPAINAAANNVANQVARWIGG is encoded by the coding sequence ATGCGTTTTCTGCCTCTCGCCGCCGCCCTGGCGCTGCCCCTGTCGTTGTCGGCCTGCTTCGGCGGCAAGACCCCGGCGACGCTGCTGACCCTGACCCCGGCGACGCCGAGTGCAACCTTCGAGCGCACCGCCGCAGCGGGCGAAGCGATCACCATCGAGCTGCCGATCGCCGGCCGCGACGTGCGTCAGGTCCGGGTGCCGGTGCTCGAGCGCTCGGGGCAGGTCACCTACGTCGAGGACCTCCAATATCTCGACACCCCCGACCGCCTGTTCCAGCAACTGCTGAGCGAGACGGTGAAGCGCGTCACCGGCCGGGTCGTCATCGATCCGCGCCAGACCGGCATCGACCCCGGCACCCGAGTATCGGGCGTGCTGCAGCGCTTCGGCTATGACGTGGCGAGCGGCCAGGTGGTCGTCACCTACGACGCCACCGCCGCCCGCGGCGCGACCGTCCAGACCCGCCGCTTCACCGCCTCGGCCCCCGCCGACGGCACCAACGTCACCGTCGGCCCCGCGATCAACGCCGCCGCCAACAACGTCGCCAACCAGGTCGCGCGCTGGATCGGCGGCTGA